The nucleotide sequence CCCCGGTTCAGCAAGGCAAGGGTTTTATTGGTGGCAAATCGATATCACCTTCTATCTGCTGTGCCTGCTCTCTTACACGCATGTTATTCATGGATTACGGCCTAACCCCTCCAAATTGAGGACCGAGAAATGAAAAAGCGTGTATGGATTACAGGAGCCTCATCAGGTATTGGCAAAGCAGTCGCCATGGCAATGGCAAATCGCGGCTATGAGCTCATAATATCCGGACGTAACCAGGGCGTATTGGATGAAATAACCCGTCAAACAGGCGCTCTGTCTGTCGCTTTTGATATAAGAGATAGAAACAGTAATTTAAAGGCAGCTGACCTTATAAAAGAAAAATTTGGTTATCTTGATATCGTTTTTCTAAATGCCGGAACCTGTGAATATGTTGATGTGACTGATTTCAAAAGCGATATATTTGAAGACATGCTTAAAACTAATTTTTTAAGCATGGTTTATGCTATTGAAGCATCGCTGCCTTTATTACGGGCCAGCAGGAATGCCCAGATTGTTGGAATGAGCAGTTCAGTTGCCTTTGTTGGGTTGCCGCGAGCGGAAGCCTATGGCGCCAGTAAAGCAGCCATCCGCAATTTTCTCCAGAGCCTGCGTATTGATCTTGCTAAAGAGAATATTTCAGTATCCATCGTATGTCCTGGCTTTATAAAAACACCATTAACCGATAAAAATGATTTCCCCATGCCTTTCCTTATAAGCAGCGAGGCGGCAGCAGAAACGATAATCAATGGTATAGAGAAGAAAAAGCTGGAAATCATAACGCCAAGATTGTTTGTTACGCTGATGAAAATTCTAAGTTTTTTACCAAATCAATTAAGTACTTATCTATTAAAGAAGGTTACAAATCGACAATGAAAATTGCCATTATTGGAAGTGGGATATCAGGTTTAACCTGTGCTTATTACCTAAAAAAAGAGGGGTATGATCCTTACATTTTTGAAGCGAACACATATGTAGGAGGCCACACCCATACAGTAGAACTGCAAACCGAGAGTGGTCTTTGTCCCATAGATACTGGCTTTATTGTTTTTAATGAAAAAACTTACCCTAATTTTGTTGGGTTATTGAGGGAGCTGGATGTGGCAAGCCAAATGACCGACATGAGTTTCAGCGTCTTTGATCCACAATCCCGCTTTCAATATGCGGGTGGCTCACTCAATAGTTTGTTTGCCGCACGAAAAAATTTGCTTAGTTATAAATTCTACCGCTTAATCAGTGAAATTTATCGATTTCAGCTTGCAGCTAAGAAACTGCTGGCAAGGAATGAGAAAAATTTAATCTTATCTGAATTCATTGGACAACATGGTTTCCACACTGATCTTGCCAACTTATACCTTTATCCCCTTATCTCTGCCTTGTGGTCAACACCCCTAAACCTGGTAGAACAGATGCCCGCTTATTTTGTGGCAAATTTCTTCTATAACCATGCTTTATTAGAAATGATGCCGTCTTTGCCTTGGAAAGTGATTCAAGGTGGATCTCACTCTTATGTGAAAGCCTTGACCAGACGCTTTGAGAATAACATTTATTTAAACACCGCGATTGAATGGGTAAAACCCAAACCTGGTGGAGGATATTACCTCTCGAGTAAAAACGAAGAAATAGGTCATTTTGAAAAGGTAATTATCGCAACTCATAGCGATCAAGCATTGGCAATGTTGGCCTGTCCTGATGAATTAACAGTTGAAATCCTGAGCCAATTTACCTACCAGCCTAATGAGGTTATTTTGCATACTGACACCAGTGTGTTGCCATCCAATCATCGGGCATGGGCCAGTTGGAATTATTTATTGGTTGACCAAAATGTCCGGCATGCTGTCCTTAACTACTATATGAATCGCTTGCAAAATTTATCTACCAAGCAACATTATTG is from Legionella donaldsonii and encodes:
- a CDS encoding SDR family NAD(P)-dependent oxidoreductase, whose product is MKKRVWITGASSGIGKAVAMAMANRGYELIISGRNQGVLDEITRQTGALSVAFDIRDRNSNLKAADLIKEKFGYLDIVFLNAGTCEYVDVTDFKSDIFEDMLKTNFLSMVYAIEASLPLLRASRNAQIVGMSSSVAFVGLPRAEAYGASKAAIRNFLQSLRIDLAKENISVSIVCPGFIKTPLTDKNDFPMPFLISSEAAAETIINGIEKKKLEIITPRLFVTLMKILSFLPNQLSTYLLKKVTNRQ
- a CDS encoding NAD(P)/FAD-dependent oxidoreductase, with the translated sequence MKIAIIGSGISGLTCAYYLKKEGYDPYIFEANTYVGGHTHTVELQTESGLCPIDTGFIVFNEKTYPNFVGLLRELDVASQMTDMSFSVFDPQSRFQYAGGSLNSLFAARKNLLSYKFYRLISEIYRFQLAAKKLLARNEKNLILSEFIGQHGFHTDLANLYLYPLISALWSTPLNLVEQMPAYFVANFFYNHALLEMMPSLPWKVIQGGSHSYVKALTRRFENNIYLNTAIEWVKPKPGGGYYLSSKNEEIGHFEKVIIATHSDQALAMLACPDELTVEILSQFTYQPNEVILHTDTSVLPSNHRAWASWNYLLVDQNVRHAVLNYYMNRLQNLSTKQHYCVSLNARDFINPEKIIQIYHYAHPQYTIPSLAAQSRQKELNRNGSLYFCGAYWGFGFHEDGVKSALTVCKQILSEENHEPINAA